A DNA window from Thalassospiraceae bacterium LMO-JJ14 contains the following coding sequences:
- a CDS encoding amino acid racemase, with product MKKIGLIGGLSWVSTQAYYRLLNTMMNETLGGVHSAHLILESVDRQRYVDHVIRDKDEAAACEMILKAAKSVEAGGADFMVITCNDVHRFVPEIQPHLSIPFLHIAEATGKAIQAHGLSSVALLGVRKTMEGTFYQDVLKTFGIETIVPDVAERDFVDASIMEEMVKDRFLTETRAKYLELMHTLHKRGAAGIVLGCTEIPLLIAPEDIDIPAFSTTDLHCRAAVDMALRD from the coding sequence ATGAAGAAAATCGGTCTGATCGGCGGCTTGAGCTGGGTATCGACGCAGGCGTACTACCGCCTGCTCAACACCATGATGAACGAGACCCTGGGCGGTGTGCATTCGGCGCATCTGATCCTCGAAAGCGTCGACCGGCAGCGCTATGTCGACCACGTCATCCGCGACAAAGATGAAGCGGCGGCGTGCGAGATGATCCTGAAAGCCGCGAAATCGGTCGAAGCCGGCGGCGCCGACTTCATGGTCATCACCTGCAACGACGTGCATCGTTTCGTGCCGGAAATTCAGCCGCATCTGAGCATTCCGTTCCTGCATATCGCCGAGGCTACCGGCAAGGCCATCCAAGCCCACGGACTTTCTTCCGTCGCACTGCTCGGCGTGCGCAAGACCATGGAAGGCACATTCTATCAGGATGTGCTCAAAACCTTCGGGATCGAGACGATCGTGCCGGACGTTGCGGAACGGGATTTCGTCGATGCATCGATCATGGAGGAAATGGTCAAGGACCGCTTCCTGACGGAAACGCGGGCGAAGTACCTTGAACTGATGCACACGCTGCACAAACGCGGCGCGGCGGGCATCGTGCTCGGCTGCACGGAAATACCGCTGCTGATCGCCCCCGAAGATATCGACATTCCGGCGTTCTCGACCACCGATCTGCACTGCCGCGCCGCCGTCGACATGGCGCTTCGGGACTAA
- the eno gene encoding phosphopyruvate hydratase has protein sequence MAKHNIKNLHARRVWDSRGRPTVEVEVELESGTKGIAIAPAGASRGRFEAVDLRDGGKSFGGWDVTNAVKAVDVEIAEVLKGQDVREQARLDKFMIELDGTPNKKRLGGNATVAASMAIAHAAAAHEGVPLWQYLRGDAGDDKGGDVVLPLPEIQIFGGGAHASRRVDVQDFMVIATGAASFREALDWTAEVYLSAGKIMADAGKLSGVADEGGFWPDFDTNEEALETLVRAIEGAGFTPGNEVSISLDIAASEFGENGKYTLAKDDRTLSSEELCAMLVDWMERYPIVSIEDPLGEDDPDGLMKFTWAVGDNAQVVGDDVFVTNAARVKAAAKDRLCNSLLCKPNQAGTLSEAKAAFDAAAKAGMGRIVSARSGETEDSTIVHMAVGWGAPQLKVGSFARSERMVKWNEGIRIADTLADRDGPLPPKSAFHWR, from the coding sequence GGGATTCCCGCGGCCGTCCGACGGTCGAGGTCGAAGTCGAACTCGAGAGCGGTACAAAGGGCATCGCCATCGCCCCGGCCGGTGCTTCACGCGGCCGCTTCGAAGCCGTCGATCTGCGCGACGGCGGCAAATCCTTTGGCGGCTGGGACGTCACCAACGCCGTAAAGGCCGTCGATGTGGAAATCGCCGAGGTCCTGAAAGGTCAGGACGTCCGCGAGCAGGCGCGGCTCGACAAGTTCATGATCGAGCTGGACGGCACGCCCAACAAGAAACGTCTGGGCGGTAACGCCACGGTCGCCGCCAGCATGGCCATCGCGCACGCCGCGGCGGCGCACGAAGGCGTGCCGTTGTGGCAGTACCTGCGCGGCGATGCCGGGGATGATAAAGGGGGCGATGTCGTGCTGCCGTTGCCGGAAATCCAGATCTTCGGCGGTGGCGCACATGCATCGAGGCGCGTCGATGTACAGGACTTCATGGTTATCGCCACCGGCGCCGCGAGCTTCCGCGAAGCGCTGGACTGGACGGCCGAGGTCTATCTCAGCGCCGGCAAGATCATGGCCGACGCCGGCAAGCTCTCAGGCGTCGCCGACGAAGGCGGATTCTGGCCGGACTTCGACACCAACGAGGAAGCACTGGAGACCCTGGTCCGCGCCATCGAGGGCGCCGGTTTCACGCCGGGTAACGAAGTTTCCATCTCGCTTGATATCGCCGCTTCGGAATTCGGTGAAAACGGCAAATACACCCTCGCCAAGGACGACAGGACGCTGAGCAGCGAGGAACTGTGCGCCATGCTCGTCGACTGGATGGAGCGTTATCCCATCGTCTCCATCGAGGACCCGCTGGGCGAGGACGACCCGGATGGGCTGATGAAGTTCACCTGGGCGGTCGGCGACAATGCGCAGGTCGTCGGCGACGACGTGTTCGTCACCAATGCCGCGCGGGTCAAGGCGGCGGCCAAGGACAGACTGTGTAACTCCTTGCTGTGCAAACCCAATCAGGCAGGCACGCTGAGCGAAGCCAAGGCGGCCTTCGATGCCGCCGCCAAGGCTGGCATGGGGCGCATCGTCTCGGCCCGCTCCGGCGAAACCGAAGACAGCACCATCGTGCATATGGCTGTCGGCTGGGGCGCGCCGCAGCTCAAGGTCGGCTCGTTCGCCCGATCGGAACGCATGGTGAAATGGAACGAAGGCATCCGCATCGCCGACACGCTGGCCGACAGGGACGGACCGCTGCCGCCCAAATCCGCGTTTCACTGGCGCTGA
- a CDS encoding GFA family protein, whose amino-acid sequence MPPRKITGSCLCGNVAFTYTGEIADAAYCHCSDCRKTTGSAFNISIGLQADLFTISKGTPRDYTMTADSGQQLTRHFCGDCGAPLFTSSPSHPETVYVKAGALDDPGVVRPAYQSWTRSRVSWSKIADDLPGFDTDRNAG is encoded by the coding sequence ATGCCCCCTAGAAAAATCACCGGATCCTGCCTGTGCGGTAACGTGGCTTTCACGTACACGGGCGAAATCGCCGACGCCGCCTATTGCCATTGCAGCGATTGCCGCAAGACCACCGGCAGCGCCTTTAACATCTCCATCGGGCTGCAGGCGGATCTGTTCACGATCAGCAAGGGAACGCCGCGCGACTACACCATGACAGCCGACAGCGGGCAGCAACTGACACGGCATTTCTGTGGCGATTGCGGCGCGCCGCTGTTCACCTCGTCGCCATCGCACCCAGAAACGGTGTATGTCAAAGCGGGGGCTCTGGATGATCCCGGCGTCGTCCGCCCGGCGTATCAGAGCTGGACCCGTTCACGGGTGTCGTGGTCGAAAATTGCCGACGATCTGCCCGGTTTCGATACGGACAGGAACGCGGGCTAA
- a CDS encoding helix-turn-helix domain-containing protein, with protein sequence MRKNRSPAVPYSCPLLECMQILGGAWTPNIIWNLRAGPRRFSELRSDIPLVSPKVLTTRLRELESWGVLERNVMPTSPPSVEYSLSDLGQRLVPAIDAIAEVGEELKKRKVVSDDAKKPSGRPRHLGRRRPGNKAAG encoded by the coding sequence ATGCGTAAGAATCGATCTCCCGCGGTGCCGTATAGCTGCCCGCTTCTGGAATGCATGCAGATCCTCGGCGGCGCGTGGACGCCTAACATCATCTGGAACTTGCGCGCCGGCCCAAGGCGATTCAGCGAACTGCGCAGCGATATTCCGCTGGTCTCGCCGAAGGTGTTGACCACAAGGCTGCGCGAACTGGAATCGTGGGGCGTTTTGGAACGCAACGTCATGCCGACGTCACCGCCGTCGGTCGAATACAGCCTCAGCGATCTCGGCCAGCGGCTGGTGCCTGCCATCGACGCCATCGCCGAGGTCGGCGAGGAACTGAAGAAGCGGAAAGTCGTAAGCGACGATGCCAAGAAGCCATCCGGCCGCCCGCGTCACCTCGGCCGCCGCCGCCCCGGGAACAAGGCGGCGGGGTAA
- the gstA gene encoding glutathione transferase GstA produces the protein MKLYYMPGVCSQAVHIALNEIGADYELAKVDGASKETETGSDFRSVNPLGYVPALELDDGTLLLEAPAILQYLADLKPETGLAPTAGTIERVRLQERLNFVASELHKSFGPFFAPIKPEGALRDQAMTKLRSRFDALEAQLADGRSYLMGDAFTVADAYAFVVASWAPIIELDLSPWPHVTAYVDRVRNRPHVQTTLAREAA, from the coding sequence ATGAAACTTTACTACATGCCCGGCGTCTGTTCGCAGGCGGTGCACATCGCGCTGAACGAAATCGGCGCCGACTACGAACTGGCAAAGGTCGACGGCGCCAGCAAGGAAACCGAGACCGGCAGCGATTTTCGCAGCGTCAATCCGCTCGGCTACGTGCCGGCGCTCGAACTCGACGACGGCACGCTGTTGCTGGAAGCGCCGGCAATCCTGCAATACCTCGCCGATCTGAAACCGGAAACGGGCCTTGCCCCCACGGCCGGTACGATCGAGCGTGTGCGGTTGCAGGAACGGCTGAACTTCGTCGCCAGCGAACTGCACAAGTCGTTCGGCCCGTTCTTTGCCCCCATCAAGCCCGAAGGCGCACTGCGTGATCAGGCGATGACCAAACTGCGCTCGCGTTTCGACGCGCTGGAGGCACAGCTTGCCGACGGCCGCAGCTACCTGATGGGCGACGCCTTCACCGTTGCCGATGCGTATGCCTTCGTCGTTGCGTCGTGGGCGCCGATCATCGAGCTGGACCTCTCTCCCTGGCCGCATGTCACCGCCTATGTCGATCGCGTCCGAAATCGTCCGCACGTGCAGACCACCCTCGCGCGCGAAGCCGCCTGA
- a CDS encoding cyclic nucleotide-binding domain-containing protein, translating into MRQNLAQKTYDVYIFEDERWLVDSHHDVRSDALERAEVLIAEKRFEGVRVVAESQRTGEEETVLEEMLDFGDKPVKIVPIEDAPVCDAIADYYLFPARKAAGRLLRELLEQRGQTALELAFDYGALRMLERNDKLFPAAISRIGTIQAKKTGAKPADRNDVLYAAFAEIRENARVCGEDTTRPGFVDSLGLQGLADKAPGDAGGRRIYVLGGLALALSKQGDWSDKLSLLIELGEKSSDALVVEFIDGIAAEILDSSTALTDLFGGFADPMTALRDIIHLTQGRCKTKNARSCIEAFNAFMAARPMPLSKAILLGRVAKTMSGIRPLTREGVKADQDAFRGLVRELTEEAGVTGGPEMAGAIVERGRIAFADPDDLSAEDAINHVLALLPYRAVRLGFLLDLIGAPIGQKNEQAVLNVMARLVQQLTSLASLMPADMPRDQAHSVMEALKLKLASDALPEKWRALFSDTLDRLVKRDEKSKDDPAANEGTAVVFTMEDATVTNQKIERREVDDGEILFEEGDAADKAYLVIDGKVQIFRKNGNEEIVLATLGKGDILGEMSLIDNQPRMASARVVGKAKLTVITQGDLASRLGKLGDNDKVLRRLIDVFVDRLRGQGRLHE; encoded by the coding sequence GTGCGGCAGAATCTCGCGCAGAAAACCTACGATGTGTATATTTTCGAGGATGAGCGATGGCTCGTCGATTCGCACCATGACGTTCGTTCCGATGCCCTTGAACGCGCCGAAGTCCTGATCGCTGAAAAACGCTTCGAGGGCGTTCGCGTCGTTGCCGAAAGCCAGCGCACCGGCGAGGAAGAAACCGTCCTCGAGGAAATGCTCGATTTCGGCGACAAGCCAGTCAAGATCGTGCCGATCGAGGACGCACCCGTCTGCGACGCTATTGCCGACTATTACCTGTTTCCGGCACGCAAGGCGGCGGGGCGGCTGCTGCGCGAACTGCTGGAACAGCGGGGTCAGACGGCGCTCGAACTGGCGTTCGATTACGGCGCGCTTCGCATGCTGGAGCGCAACGACAAATTATTCCCCGCCGCGATCAGCCGGATCGGGACCATTCAGGCGAAAAAAACCGGCGCCAAACCGGCGGACCGTAACGACGTCCTTTATGCCGCCTTCGCCGAGATCAGGGAAAACGCCCGCGTCTGCGGCGAGGACACGACGCGGCCCGGCTTTGTCGACAGCCTTGGTTTGCAGGGGCTGGCCGACAAGGCACCTGGCGATGCCGGCGGGCGGCGCATCTATGTGCTGGGCGGGCTGGCACTGGCGCTGTCGAAGCAGGGCGACTGGTCGGACAAGCTGTCGCTGCTGATCGAGCTCGGCGAGAAATCATCCGATGCCCTGGTGGTTGAATTCATCGACGGAATCGCCGCGGAAATCCTCGATAGCTCGACGGCGCTGACGGACCTGTTCGGCGGCTTCGCCGATCCCATGACGGCGCTCAGGGATATCATTCATCTGACGCAGGGGCGCTGTAAGACAAAAAATGCCCGTTCCTGTATCGAGGCCTTCAATGCCTTCATGGCGGCGCGTCCGATGCCGCTGTCAAAGGCGATCCTGCTCGGCCGTGTCGCCAAGACCATGAGCGGCATTCGCCCGTTGACGCGTGAAGGGGTGAAGGCAGATCAGGATGCGTTTCGCGGACTTGTGCGCGAACTGACCGAAGAAGCTGGCGTCACCGGCGGGCCGGAAATGGCCGGCGCCATTGTCGAACGGGGACGGATCGCCTTTGCCGATCCGGATGATCTGTCGGCGGAAGATGCCATCAATCATGTGCTGGCCCTGCTGCCGTACCGTGCCGTGCGGCTCGGGTTTCTGCTGGATCTGATCGGCGCGCCGATTGGCCAGAAGAACGAGCAGGCAGTGCTCAACGTGATGGCCAGGCTGGTGCAGCAATTGACGTCATTGGCATCGCTGATGCCGGCCGACATGCCGCGCGATCAGGCGCATTCGGTGATGGAAGCGCTGAAATTGAAGCTGGCATCGGATGCCCTGCCGGAAAAATGGCGCGCGCTTTTCTCGGATACGCTGGACCGGCTGGTAAAGCGCGATGAGAAGTCGAAGGACGATCCCGCGGCCAACGAAGGGACGGCCGTGGTTTTTACAATGGAGGATGCGACCGTGACGAACCAGAAGATCGAGCGGCGCGAAGTCGATGATGGGGAAATTCTGTTCGAAGAAGGGGATGCCGCCGATAAGGCCTATCTCGTGATTGACGGCAAGGTGCAGATTTTCCGCAAGAACGGCAACGAAGAAATTGTGCTGGCGACGCTTGGCAAGGGCGACATTCTTGGCGAGATGTCGCTGATCGACAATCAGCCGCGCATGGCGTCGGCGCGGGTTGTCGGCAAGGCCAAGCTGACGGTGATCACGCAGGGCGATCTCGCCAGCCGTCTTGGTAAACTCGGCGATAACGACAAGGTTTTGCGCCGGCTGATCGATGTCTTCGTCGACCGGCTGCGCGGCCAGGGGCGTCTGCACGAATAA
- a CDS encoding EamA family transporter — MKATDVMLAVSVAVIWGLAFVATEFALESFTPAQLTGFRFLLAALPVFFVKKPDISWLLLIALGLFLFTGQFMFLFFSYKAGMPPGLASVATHTQALFTILIAAFVLREIPLPRQISAVAIAFIGLGFVFASVDGELTYLGLCLTLSGAVSWSIGNTILKRLGNVDMLALMIWLSLVPPIPAFLFSYAIGDSFDLIAQFQNASTVSLLSLGYLAIVSTTVAFAVWGRLLNTYPAVMVTPFALFAPCAGVLASYLIFDEGFGPLRGAGMVLIMIGVAGTVLMGPRKGRAGGKPDHAP; from the coding sequence ATGAAAGCCACCGATGTCATGCTGGCGGTTTCCGTCGCCGTGATATGGGGACTGGCCTTCGTCGCCACGGAATTCGCGCTTGAAAGCTTCACCCCGGCACAGTTGACCGGCTTCCGCTTCTTACTCGCCGCGCTCCCGGTATTCTTCGTCAAAAAGCCTGACATTTCTTGGCTTTTGCTGATCGCGCTCGGGCTTTTTCTGTTCACCGGCCAGTTCATGTTCCTGTTCTTTTCCTACAAGGCCGGCATGCCGCCGGGGCTGGCCTCGGTCGCCACGCATACGCAGGCGCTGTTCACCATCCTCATTGCCGCCTTCGTATTGCGCGAAATCCCCCTGCCCCGCCAGATTTCCGCCGTCGCCATCGCTTTCATCGGTCTCGGCTTCGTGTTCGCCAGTGTCGACGGCGAGCTGACGTATCTCGGCCTGTGCCTGACGCTCTCGGGCGCGGTTAGCTGGTCGATCGGCAACACCATCCTGAAACGTCTCGGCAACGTCGACATGCTGGCGCTGATGATCTGGCTCAGCCTGGTCCCGCCGATCCCCGCTTTTCTTTTCTCGTATGCCATCGGTGACAGCTTCGACCTGATCGCGCAGTTCCAAAACGCTTCCACCGTGAGCCTGTTGTCGCTTGGATATCTGGCCATCGTGTCGACGACCGTCGCATTTGCGGTCTGGGGCCGGTTGCTGAACACCTACCCCGCCGTCATGGTGACACCGTTCGCACTTTTTGCGCCCTGCGCCGGTGTCCTTGCGTCGTATCTTATTTTTGACGAAGGTTTCGGACCGTTGCGCGGCGCCGGCATGGTCCTGATCATGATCGGCGTTGCCGGCACTGTCCTTATGGGACCACGCAAGGGACGAGCGGGAGGAAAACCGGATCATGCCCCCTAG
- a CDS encoding nuclear transport factor 2 family protein, with protein sequence MHDDLQEDLQAVTRQMQIYFDGLYFSDPAKLAGVLHPDARYVCATEDALTNLGMDEYLPIVAARQAPAARGEPRRDSIVGIEFAGPRTAFVHAHCAVGERYFTDFLTFVKVDGAWQIISKVFHFDLEALNTNDTP encoded by the coding sequence ATGCATGATGACCTACAGGAAGACCTTCAGGCCGTGACCCGGCAGATGCAGATCTATTTCGACGGTCTGTATTTCAGCGACCCGGCGAAGCTGGCCGGCGTGCTGCACCCGGATGCCCGGTATGTGTGCGCAACCGAAGACGCGCTGACCAATCTGGGAATGGATGAATACCTGCCCATCGTCGCCGCCCGGCAGGCCCCCGCCGCGCGGGGCGAGCCACGCCGCGACAGCATCGTCGGCATTGAATTCGCCGGACCCAGGACCGCCTTCGTGCATGCCCATTGCGCCGTCGGCGAACGTTACTTCACCGACTTCCTGACGTTCGTTAAAGTGGACGGTGCATGGCAGATCATATCCAAGGTCTTTCATTTCGATCTTGAAGCACTAAATACGAACGACACACCGTGA